The DNA window ACATGGTTCACAAACCAAGAGGCACACTTCCCTTTTCGGTTCCCTTTCGAACCTTATGTTATGGAAAGGAAAGGCATTGACGCTAGCGTTGATGCTACTCTCCTCTGCACTGGCTGGCCTACCTCTTTACCAAACACAAGAGAGCAGGTCTTAAGCCCAGGATTCATTGGCAAGGTGGTAGTCATCCAATTTGATGTCATCTTGCTTGTTGTGTTTATCCTTTCTTCTGTTCCCTTCTGCTTATAACAACAGAGGCATGGATTTCTGTTTCCGGGGTTATACAAAGCTGTCTCCTGAGAGTCTATGTTTGAAAGCTGTGGTCAATTTAAATAAAAGGTCTTAGCTGTTAATAAAAGTGATAAACCAGTctgtggcttaaaaaaaaaaaaatttaacctgGAGGTGCAGGCTGAGGCTTTCGTACCTTTAAACAGATGACTGACACGGCATTCCTTTCGAGAACTGTGTCAGATTCAGGTCTAGCTACTTGTACTGTCTGTTATACAGCCGTGGTTGGTTTTAATATTGAAACAAGGTCTTAAGTTCTTAACTAGGCCTCCACAGGGACAATACAGAAATAATGCCTTGTTTGTCCCTGGCATACCTTGAGGGTCCATTTTCCAGCTTCGGGACCGTTGTTGTGTGGCATCCATCCAACCTCACTCATTCATACAGCGCTGACATTCACGAGGAGAGAAGTGGGTGGTCTACAGGCAAATTTTCACATAGGACTTGCTATGGAGAGCGTTTTAGGCTACGTGAAATGGAGCATCTCCTGCACTTCACTCACTCCCTATAGTGAGGCAAGATGGCGGGTTGGTCACCACCCTCTCTAGCTAAGGCCACCACATCCTGGTTGGCTTCAGCCTCTGGCTCAGCTTCAGCTCTGGCCCCAGAGTTCTTCCGTGGAAGTTCCACCAGGGGGAGCCCCTGCATGTCTTCTTCCCTCTGACCGAGAGCTGGGGTGTCCTCCGGCCATCTTACCAACCCATTGGCTTCCTCCATGTGGCCGGCTCTGTAAGACCATCTCGGCTCATGACACCGGATGCACCAGAACTGGAGGCAGATGAAGGCCAACACAGCCGTGAAGCAAGCCAGCAGGATGGCCATCAGCACCCAGAGGGAAATTTGAGGGTCCACCAGGGAGCCCCCCGCAGCCAGTGGACTCTTATCCAGGGTGTGAAACATGGTACAGTAGTGACTGTATGGGAAGGCAGCCTTCTTGCAGCTGATGCAGAGGAAGTAGAGAGTGGAAGGGGCAAGGTGTTCTAACGCCACGGAGGTGATGGTCCGAGGCACCTTCTCCTCGTGATGGAAGCTATAGCGCAGGTAGCCGGAGAAGATGCTGTTCCAGTTGGGCCTGTACATAATATGGTAATAGTCCTCCAAGCAGGGCTCCGAGGACGACCAGGAGATGATGGCTCCCGTGTGAGACACGTTCCCAACCTCAATGTTCATCCCGGTTCTGGAACCAAATCACAGTGAAGAGTGACATTCCCCTACACCAGTACTTGACAGAATCCTAGCCAACTGCTAGCTCAGCGTGTGAGGTGGCCAAAAGTACTTCATTAtatagacaaaaaacaaaacaacaacaaaaataaggtCCAGAGGTTAAGCTGTCAAACAAGTGGCAGAACACAGTTAGGAATGAGCGCCGGCTCATGACAAAGCTTGTAGCCCTCAGGCCTAAGATGCACCCGCAACGCTCCAGTCATTCCCCATCCTGGCTGAAATCCATTACTGACTGCAATGTTCCCAGCCCTTTCGAACACTGGCAGTATAAAGTGAGCTCAGTGGAATCTTGGAGGGCCTGCCTTATGATTCTCAGATTCCCTGACATCCGTTCTCTGCTCTGAGGGCTATGAACTGTTATTCTGCCCAGTggcttgggttttgtttgtttgtttgtttgtttgtttgtttagactcTGAGTTGTCCTGTGGCTAGTGGAGATTCACGCTGGAGCCCACCTTAAAGCTTctgctactgttttgtttttcgaaaGCCCATGGTACAAGAAATTAGCTtctcagttcaaggtcatcagcTGCCAGGATAACTTAACTTCTTCTAATAGTGACTTCTAAAAGCCACAATAGTGCCATGACTATTTGTAACTGTctaactcagtggttctcaaccttcctaatgctgccacccttcaacacagttcctcatgttgtggtaaacccccccccacacacacacacatcataaaatgatttttgttgctacttcattaactgtcattttgctaccgttatgaattataatgtaaatatctgtgttgtcTTGTGGTCTTAGTTGatctctgtgaaagggtcattccatCCCCAGTGCCACTGTGctccacagattgagaaccactggtctagccACTCACATAGCAAGCAAACAGTTCTTAAATCCAGGCTGTATTAGATGGCTTCTCATACAACAACACACTCCATCTTACAGATGAGCAGCCGGGCATCTCAGCTCGCAGAAAAAGAGGGAACTTAGCCACTGTATTGCTAGGCAAAGCCACTGGGTTTAATCACAGAACGTTCTTGCTAAATGAAGGGCCCTGGTGGCTGGGGCCGGACAAGTCAGCCGAGCCCTGTTCAGCTGCCAGCCTTTCTGCTTTGGTAAGAGAGGCTTCGAggtttttgggttttctttcattctgtctgagagagagagagaaaaaaaaatccccttctGAATTTCCCCTGACCAGAAATCTGGAGACAATGGTAGCCAGCCTCTATATGTCCCCGTAACTGTCTCCCTGTGCCTTGCTCTCCATTCCTCATCTCCATACCAGAAGAGCAGATCGTATTGTAGACTGAAATGGCACAGTCAGATGTTAGCCTGAAGTGAATGTTAAGCCAAACcgatttctgtttctgtgctcGCGCTGTTAGGGTAGATGCCGAGGGGAAATGCGGCTATGTGAGGTGAGGTAATTTTTCAATCCTTGATTTTCTTCCCTAAAGACAATGAAATACCTGGGGAAAGGAATTACTCTTTTCCACTTGGCTGGGAATCCCTGCCCCGTAATTGGGAAATGAAAAAGATGAGACAGATCCGTGCAGAACCTTTCAAGGATGGCTGCGGGAAGGAAACTgatttcctccccctccctccctggtctcttcatACATGCCCATCTCCCCACCCAGGGACCCACATGTTCAGCCAACACATTTTCAACTGCCATAAATGGGTCGGATTCATACTGTATCATATATAGGCTCCGCGCTCTGTAAAGCCCTCCCATCAGGGTAATTGGGAATCCTGCTCTCACACACATACCGTGCCTtctgtttcccttccctctgctgcTGGCTATTTTGTAGCCCGAGTTCCTTGGAGCAGACATTTTTAGGAGCATCTGCTGAGCATGGCAGCAGCATCTTCAGCATCCAGGGACAAATCCATCTccccatatttatttttctccctgCCTTCTGTTTTTGAACTCTTCCCATTTTTAGCCATTCCCACAGCCTGGCCCTTCTCCTGGCTGAGTGTGAAAGGAAAAGCCATTTTTATTTCCAAGACAGACATCCATGAGTCTTACCTGATGCTCGCAGTAGGTCTGGTTAGACTTCTCCCCTCTGAGACAGAGTGGACCAAATCAGAGAGGATATGCTTCT is part of the Meriones unguiculatus strain TT.TT164.6M chromosome 11, Bangor_MerUng_6.1, whole genome shotgun sequence genome and encodes:
- the Fndc9 gene encoding fibronectin type III domain-containing protein 9; translated protein: MNIEVGNVSHTGAIISWSSSEPCLEDYYHIMYRPNWNSIFSGYLRYSFHHEEKVPRTITSVALEHLAPSTLYFLCISCKKAAFPYSHYCTMFHTLDKSPLAAGGSLVDPQISLWVLMAILLACFTAVLAFICLQFWCIRCHEPRWSYRAGHMEEANGLVRWPEDTPALGQREEDMQGLPLVELPRKNSGARAEAEPEAEANQDVVALAREGGDQPAILPHYRE